The Kitasatospora setae KM-6054 genome contains a region encoding:
- the ileS gene encoding isoleucine--tRNA ligase — translation MPPVYNAVPNAVDLPALEHGILSFWQDNQVFQRSLEQSEGRPEWVFYEGPPTANGMPGAHHIEARVFKDVFPRFRTMKGYHVARKAGWDCHGLPVELAVEKELGFSGKPDIEKYGIAEFNAKCRESVTRHTDAFAELTTRMGYWVDLDQAYRTMDPSYVESVWWSLQQIFDKGLLVQDHRVAPWCPRCGTGLSDHELAQGYETVVDPSVFVRFPLTSGPLAGTAALLVWTTTPWTLVSNTAAAVHPEVTYVVATDGDERLVVAEPLLAKALGEGWEAVGESFTGAEMERWAYQRPFDLVEIPDAHYVLTADYVTTEDGTGIVHQSPAFGADDLATCRRYGLPVVNPVETDGTFAPEVPLVGGVFFKKADETLVADLRDRGLLFRHLPYEHSYPHCWRCHTALLYYAQPSWYIRTTAVKDAMIRENEATNWYPETVKHGRFGDWLNNNIDWALSRNRYWGTPLPIWRCADDHLTCVGSLAQLSELTGTDQSGLDPHRPYIDEVTFPCPQCSATAVRVPEVIDAWYDSGSMPFAQYGYPYRNKELFEKRYPAQFISEAIDQTRGWFYTLMAVGTLVFDRNSYENVVCLGHILAEDGRKMSKHLGNILQPIPLMDQHGADAVRWFMAAGGSPWSARRVGHGTIQEVVRKTLLTYWSTVSFQALYARAAGWSPSANDPAPADRPVLDRWVLSELNTLVREVDAAYEAYDTQRAGKLLSGFVDDLSNWYVRRGRRRFWQGDAAALATLHEALETVTRLMAPLTPFITERIWQDLVVPVTPDAPLSVHLSSWPVADETLVDAELSRHVALVRRLVELGRATRAESGVKTRQPLSRALIAAQGWEELPADLRAQVAEELNVLALESLAEVGGSLVDTSAKANFRALGKRFGKGVQDVAKAVAAADAARLAAELRATGETSVELDGESVPLSPEEVIITETPREGWAVANESGATVALDLAISPELKRLGVARDAIRQIQDARKNSGLEITDRIHLQLASADPETQAGLAEHQSLIAAEVLAESLGLTLTDPDAPRFTDENLALEFVLRKA, via the coding sequence ATGCCCCCCGTCTACAACGCCGTCCCGAACGCCGTCGACCTGCCCGCGCTGGAGCACGGGATCCTGTCCTTCTGGCAGGACAACCAGGTCTTCCAGCGCAGCCTGGAGCAGTCCGAGGGCCGCCCCGAGTGGGTGTTCTACGAGGGCCCGCCCACCGCGAACGGCATGCCGGGCGCGCACCACATCGAGGCCCGCGTCTTCAAGGACGTCTTCCCGCGCTTCCGCACCATGAAGGGCTACCACGTCGCCCGCAAGGCCGGCTGGGACTGCCACGGCCTGCCGGTCGAGCTCGCGGTGGAGAAGGAGCTGGGCTTCTCCGGCAAGCCGGACATCGAGAAGTACGGCATCGCCGAGTTCAACGCCAAGTGCCGCGAGTCGGTGACCCGGCACACCGACGCGTTCGCCGAGCTGACCACGCGCATGGGCTACTGGGTCGACCTCGACCAGGCGTACCGCACCATGGACCCGTCGTACGTCGAGTCGGTCTGGTGGTCGCTGCAGCAGATCTTCGACAAGGGCCTGCTGGTCCAGGACCACCGGGTCGCCCCGTGGTGCCCGCGCTGCGGCACCGGCCTGTCCGACCACGAGCTGGCCCAGGGCTACGAGACCGTGGTCGACCCCTCGGTGTTCGTCCGCTTCCCGCTCACCTCCGGCCCGCTGGCCGGCACCGCCGCCCTGCTGGTGTGGACCACCACCCCGTGGACCCTGGTCTCCAACACCGCCGCGGCCGTCCACCCCGAGGTGACCTACGTGGTCGCCACCGACGGCGACGAGCGCCTGGTGGTCGCCGAGCCGCTGCTGGCCAAGGCCCTCGGCGAGGGCTGGGAGGCCGTCGGCGAGTCCTTCACCGGCGCCGAGATGGAGCGCTGGGCCTACCAGCGGCCGTTCGACCTCGTCGAGATCCCGGACGCGCACTACGTGCTGACCGCCGACTACGTCACCACCGAGGACGGCACCGGCATCGTCCACCAGTCGCCCGCGTTCGGCGCCGACGACCTCGCGACCTGCCGCCGCTACGGCCTGCCCGTGGTCAACCCGGTGGAGACCGACGGCACCTTCGCGCCCGAGGTGCCGCTGGTCGGCGGGGTGTTCTTCAAGAAGGCCGACGAGACCCTGGTCGCCGACCTGCGGGACCGCGGCCTGCTGTTCCGCCACCTCCCGTACGAGCACAGCTACCCGCACTGCTGGCGCTGCCACACCGCGCTGCTGTACTACGCGCAGCCGTCCTGGTACATCCGGACCACCGCCGTCAAGGACGCGATGATCCGCGAGAACGAGGCCACCAACTGGTACCCGGAGACCGTCAAGCACGGCCGCTTCGGCGACTGGCTGAACAACAACATCGACTGGGCGCTGTCCCGCAACCGCTACTGGGGCACCCCGCTGCCGATCTGGCGCTGCGCGGACGACCACCTGACCTGCGTCGGCTCGCTCGCCCAGCTCTCCGAGCTGACCGGCACCGACCAGTCCGGCCTGGACCCGCACCGCCCGTACATCGACGAGGTCACCTTCCCCTGCCCGCAGTGCTCCGCCACCGCGGTCCGGGTGCCCGAGGTGATCGACGCCTGGTACGACTCGGGCTCGATGCCGTTCGCGCAGTACGGCTACCCGTACCGCAACAAGGAGCTGTTCGAGAAGCGCTACCCGGCGCAGTTCATCTCCGAGGCGATCGACCAGACCCGCGGCTGGTTCTACACGCTGATGGCCGTCGGCACCCTGGTGTTCGACCGGAACTCGTACGAGAACGTCGTCTGCCTGGGCCACATCCTGGCCGAGGACGGCCGCAAGATGTCCAAGCACCTGGGCAACATCCTGCAGCCGATCCCGCTGATGGACCAGCACGGCGCCGACGCCGTCCGCTGGTTCATGGCCGCCGGCGGCTCCCCCTGGTCGGCCCGCCGGGTCGGCCACGGCACCATCCAGGAGGTCGTCCGCAAGACCCTCCTCACCTACTGGAGCACCGTCTCCTTCCAGGCCCTGTACGCCCGCGCGGCCGGCTGGTCCCCCTCGGCGAACGACCCGGCGCCGGCCGACCGCCCGGTGCTCGACCGCTGGGTGCTCTCCGAGCTGAACACCCTGGTCCGCGAGGTCGACGCCGCCTACGAGGCGTACGACACCCAGCGGGCCGGCAAGCTGCTGTCCGGCTTCGTCGACGACCTGTCCAACTGGTACGTCCGCCGCGGCCGCCGCCGCTTCTGGCAGGGCGACGCCGCCGCGCTGGCCACCCTGCACGAGGCGCTGGAGACCGTCACCCGGCTGATGGCCCCGCTCACCCCGTTCATCACCGAGCGGATCTGGCAGGACCTGGTCGTCCCGGTCACCCCGGACGCCCCGCTCTCCGTGCACCTCAGCAGCTGGCCGGTGGCCGACGAGACCCTGGTGGACGCCGAGCTGTCCCGCCACGTGGCGCTGGTCCGCCGGCTGGTCGAGCTCGGCCGGGCCACCCGCGCCGAGTCCGGCGTCAAGACCCGCCAGCCGCTGTCCCGCGCGCTGATCGCCGCCCAGGGCTGGGAGGAGCTCCCCGCCGACCTGCGCGCCCAGGTCGCCGAGGAGCTCAACGTCCTCGCCCTGGAGTCGCTGGCCGAGGTCGGCGGCTCGCTGGTCGACACCTCCGCCAAGGCCAACTTCCGCGCCCTCGGCAAGCGCTTCGGCAAGGGCGTCCAGGACGTCGCCAAGGCCGTCGCCGCCGCCGACGCCGCCCGGCTCGCCGCCGAGCTGCGCGCCACCGGCGAGACCTCGGTCGAGCTGGACGGCGAGAGCGTGCCGCTCTCGCCGGAGGAAGTGATCATCACCGAGACCCCGCGCGAGGGCTGGGCCGTCGCCAACGAGTCCGGCGCCACCGTCGCCCTCGACCTGGCGATCAGCCCCGAGCTCAAGCGCCTCGGCGTGGCCCGCGACGCGATCCGGCAGATCCAGGACGCCCGGAAGAACTCCGGCCTGGAGATCACCGACCGGATCCACCTCCAGCTCGCCAGCGCCGACCCGGAGACCCAGGCCGGCCTCGCCGAGCACCAGTCCCTGATCGCCGCCGAGGTCCTCGCCGAGTCCCTCGGCCTGACCCTCACCGACCCGGACGCCCCGCGCTTCACGGACGAGAACCTCGCCCTGGAGTTCGTCCTCCGCAAGGCGTAG